The following are encoded in a window of Haloprofundus salilacus genomic DNA:
- a CDS encoding ABC transporter permease, which produces MSNVDSSEDTADDLPFKRTAESQMGTQDRLRYNLDSYLLAPFRVIWTDMRARVGFIITTIFILLGTVGVWVIPQSAVSGAPRYVQPFNHQMTHSVLGIAPIKIGIGGFSWTYTGIWKYPFGTDALGQDVFTQVIHSTPVMLKMILAGAVFSVFLGTFLGTLSGFKGGLIDRVIMTLSDIIMTIPGLPLVIIIAAAVEPSNPYIIGLILGINNWPGLARAVRSEVLSIREREFVEASRTMGISTPTIMKDDIIPDIMSYVAVNFVMGARGIIFESVGLYFLGILPFTTLNWGVMMNLAYTTSGALYTWQSAHWLFIPMITITVFSLGLMLFAQGLDRLFNPRVRARHVNRISVEDSGKGSQPSPTETVQSQGRF; this is translated from the coding sequence ATGTCAAACGTCGACAGTTCCGAAGACACGGCCGACGATCTCCCGTTCAAGCGCACGGCGGAGTCGCAGATGGGAACGCAGGACCGCCTTCGATACAACCTCGATAGCTACCTCCTCGCACCGTTTCGAGTGATCTGGACTGACATGCGCGCCCGCGTCGGATTCATCATCACGACGATCTTCATTCTTCTGGGAACGGTGGGGGTCTGGGTGATTCCCCAGTCTGCGGTCAGCGGTGCGCCACGCTACGTCCAGCCGTTCAACCACCAGATGACCCATTCTGTACTGGGAATCGCGCCGATCAAAATCGGTATCGGTGGCTTCTCGTGGACGTATACCGGTATCTGGAAGTATCCGTTCGGTACCGACGCGCTCGGCCAGGACGTGTTCACGCAGGTCATCCATTCGACCCCGGTCATGCTCAAGATGATCCTCGCCGGAGCCGTCTTCTCGGTATTTCTGGGGACGTTCTTGGGGACGCTCTCGGGATTCAAAGGCGGGCTGATCGATCGGGTGATCATGACTCTCTCAGACATCATCATGACGATCCCGGGTCTGCCGTTAGTGATCATCATCGCTGCGGCTGTCGAGCCGTCGAACCCCTACATCATCGGGCTTATCCTCGGGATCAACAACTGGCCCGGTCTCGCACGGGCGGTCCGGTCCGAGGTCCTCAGCATCCGCGAACGCGAGTTCGTCGAAGCCTCTCGAACGATGGGCATCTCGACGCCGACGATCATGAAAGACGACATTATCCCCGACATCATGTCCTACGTCGCGGTGAACTTCGTCATGGGCGCTCGCGGGATAATCTTCGAGTCCGTCGGCCTGTACTTCCTCGGAATCTTGCCCTTTACGACGCTCAACTGGGGCGTAATGATGAACCTTGCGTACACGACCTCTGGGGCACTGTACACCTGGCAGTCGGCTCACTGGCTGTTCATTCCGATGATCACCATCACAGTGTTCTCGCTTGGGCTGATGCTGTTTGCCCAAGGGCTGGACCGGCTTTTCAACCCGCGGGTCCGTGCCCGTCACGTCAACCGCATTTCGGTGGAGGATAGTGGCAAAGGCAGCCAACCGAGCCCCACGGAGACCGTGCAGTCACAGGGGCGGTTCTAG
- a CDS encoding glycoside hydrolase family 13 protein encodes MSNDRPWWRDAVIYQVYPRSFNDTDGDGIGDIPGIIEKLDYFEELGVDALWLSPVYDSPNVDNGYDVSDYRAIMTEFGTMDDWEDLIDGLHERGMRLIMDMVLNHTSTDHEWFQRARRGDDDYRDYYFWRESDGETPPNDWEAVWGGTAWEYDETAAASYLHLFHERQADLDWDNPTVREEIFEIVDWWLEKGVDGFRLDSINLISKPEGLPDTAEAEDPNGISVVANGPRVEEHLRALCERTHAYNDVVTIGETPDLSVDRARSYVGSETDSLSMVLNFEHVEVDRAEEGLRWEMREWELPELKSVIERWQTGLVGDEWQGLYFNNHDQPRAVSRFGDDGKYRRESAKVIATLLLTLRGTPFVYQGEEIGMTNPWYDDLREIQDIATRRTLAHAIENGEVSSFEEVKEDINRRTRDNARTPVQWTDGEHAGFTDGEPWLRVNDDYESVNVADARTDPDSIWHYYRDLIDLRKEQPLLVDGEFELLVPDHEALFMYLRSDGDKQALVALNFDDEATTIELPESIAGNEFEALIGNYSDETVPAVDEALRPYEARVYEQR; translated from the coding sequence ATGAGCAACGATCGACCGTGGTGGCGAGACGCCGTCATCTACCAGGTGTATCCGCGCAGTTTCAACGACACAGACGGGGACGGGATCGGCGACATCCCAGGTATCATCGAGAAACTGGACTACTTCGAGGAGCTGGGCGTCGACGCGCTCTGGTTGAGTCCAGTCTACGACTCACCCAACGTCGACAACGGCTACGACGTGAGCGACTACCGCGCGATCATGACAGAGTTCGGGACGATGGACGACTGGGAAGACCTGATCGACGGCCTCCACGAGCGGGGAATGCGCCTGATTATGGACATGGTGTTGAACCACACCTCGACGGACCACGAGTGGTTCCAGCGTGCACGCCGGGGCGACGACGACTATCGAGACTACTACTTCTGGCGGGAGAGCGACGGCGAGACGCCACCAAACGACTGGGAAGCGGTATGGGGAGGAACCGCATGGGAGTACGACGAGACGGCGGCGGCGTCGTATCTCCACCTCTTCCACGAGCGTCAGGCCGACCTGGACTGGGACAATCCAACGGTGCGGGAGGAGATCTTCGAGATCGTCGACTGGTGGCTCGAGAAGGGCGTCGACGGTTTTCGACTGGACTCGATCAACCTCATCTCCAAGCCCGAGGGACTGCCGGATACGGCCGAGGCCGAAGACCCGAACGGGATTAGCGTCGTCGCCAACGGTCCCCGGGTCGAGGAGCACCTTCGGGCGCTCTGTGAGCGCACCCACGCCTACAACGACGTGGTGACAATCGGCGAAACGCCCGACCTCTCTGTCGACCGTGCTCGCTCCTACGTCGGCTCCGAGACCGACAGCCTAAGCATGGTGCTGAACTTCGAACACGTGGAGGTCGACCGTGCCGAAGAAGGGCTGCGCTGGGAGATGCGCGAGTGGGAACTCCCCGAGCTAAAATCGGTGATCGAGCGCTGGCAGACCGGACTAGTCGGCGATGAGTGGCAAGGGCTGTACTTCAACAATCACGATCAGCCGCGGGCCGTTTCGCGATTCGGCGACGACGGCAAGTATCGGCGTGAGTCCGCAAAAGTCATCGCGACGCTGCTGCTGACGCTGCGCGGGACGCCCTTCGTCTATCAGGGCGAAGAGATCGGCATGACCAACCCTTGGTACGACGACCTCAGGGAGATCCAGGATATCGCTACCCGGCGGACTCTCGCTCACGCCATCGAGAATGGCGAGGTGTCGAGCTTCGAAGAAGTAAAGGAAGACATTAACCGTCGCACCCGGGACAACGCCCGAACCCCGGTCCAGTGGACCGACGGCGAACATGCCGGCTTCACGGACGGCGAGCCGTGGCTCAGGGTCAACGATGACTACGAATCGGTCAACGTCGCCGACGCCCGGACCGACCCTGACTCTATCTGGCACTACTATCGAGACCTTATCGACCTCAGAAAAGAGCAGCCGCTGCTAGTCGACGGCGAGTTCGAGTTACTGGTCCCCGACCATGAAGCCCTCTTCATGTATCTGCGATCCGACGGCGACAAGCAGGCGCTCGTGGCCCTCAACTTCGACGACGAAGCGACCACAATCGAACTGCCGGAATCGATCGCCGGAAACGAGTTCGAAGCACTGATCGGCAACTACTCAGACGAAACGGTTCCCGCCGTCGACGAGGCACTGCGTCCCTA
- a CDS encoding ABC transporter substrate-binding protein, with protein MSEESPNSSQRVQDIASRRRFLQGVGVAGIAGLAGCNGANNTETNGENSGSDGSGGSDTGTGSGGAPMDPELTLDSLGVPASDVQWNEFNFANYKWMVQAHILDPFAVHDPVNNEWVPMLLDDWSIDINNRTMTLQINDEYSWHDGEEVVKPVTSEDFYRHFKMEQYMGYSSSNYVSAINTPEDTTVEFELTDEASNRSFIEWNLLNNVLAHGMPLYDEYLDRFENEDTSAVSEDVASLSISSEDMLSYGPFAIVDANQEQINAVKNPGHPASDDINFPEMAFRYVGGSGQNQWQALSGGDLDGHVRMNVPSDVVSSFPDHVEHMTYPSLGGMSVAVGWEGVTADPRVRQALAYVIDQEGATRNAGGATREPVTSQLGISDGYAEDYLNTDNYRSYPKDDDRATQLLQDAGFTKEDGQWMTPNGSRFGPTLKAAAGGGPTILAAQTISSQLSSFGIDTRVQTSDATSFQSNILERGDFELAVTTWGAGYPHPYAWYNDAINQTGRKSKRMPKTVELPPIGDFEAEPGDISINLDQEVEALSQISDDEMNDAVARMAWVYNWGIPQIQIFEAENMTWFSNDHWEYPALDSDIMQRRFYTPFHNILKTGKFKAKTE; from the coding sequence ATGTCAGAAGAGAGCCCTAACAGTTCACAGAGAGTGCAAGATATCGCATCACGTCGCCGATTCCTCCAGGGAGTCGGAGTGGCAGGGATCGCCGGCCTGGCCGGTTGTAACGGTGCCAACAACACGGAAACGAACGGTGAAAACAGCGGATCCGACGGCAGTGGCGGATCCGACACCGGCACGGGGAGCGGTGGCGCACCGATGGACCCGGAACTCACGTTGGACTCACTGGGTGTCCCGGCCAGCGACGTGCAGTGGAATGAGTTCAACTTCGCGAACTACAAGTGGATGGTCCAGGCTCACATTCTGGACCCCTTCGCCGTCCACGACCCCGTGAACAACGAATGGGTCCCCATGCTTCTGGATGACTGGAGCATCGACATCAACAACCGGACAATGACGCTGCAGATCAACGACGAGTACAGTTGGCACGACGGCGAAGAAGTCGTCAAGCCGGTGACTTCGGAGGACTTCTACCGGCACTTCAAGATGGAGCAGTACATGGGCTATTCCTCGTCGAACTACGTATCGGCGATCAATACGCCCGAGGACACGACGGTTGAGTTCGAACTCACGGACGAGGCTTCGAACCGCTCGTTCATTGAGTGGAACCTGTTGAACAACGTTCTCGCTCATGGGATGCCGTTGTACGACGAGTATCTCGATCGCTTCGAGAACGAGGACACTTCCGCGGTCTCCGAGGACGTGGCCTCGCTCTCGATTTCGTCGGAGGACATGCTCTCGTACGGTCCCTTTGCTATCGTTGACGCGAACCAAGAGCAGATCAACGCTGTGAAGAACCCTGGCCACCCCGCAAGCGATGACATCAACTTCCCGGAGATGGCCTTCCGGTACGTCGGTGGTTCCGGCCAGAACCAGTGGCAGGCGCTCAGTGGGGGCGACTTGGACGGACACGTTCGGATGAACGTTCCCTCTGACGTGGTGAGCTCGTTCCCAGACCATGTCGAACACATGACCTACCCGAGCCTTGGCGGAATGTCCGTCGCCGTAGGCTGGGAGGGTGTCACCGCCGATCCCCGCGTCCGACAGGCACTTGCGTACGTTATCGATCAGGAGGGTGCAACTCGGAACGCGGGTGGAGCTACCCGCGAGCCTGTCACGAGCCAGCTCGGAATATCCGACGGGTACGCCGAAGACTACCTCAACACGGACAACTACCGGAGTTATCCCAAGGACGACGATCGGGCAACCCAGCTACTTCAGGATGCCGGCTTTACTAAGGAAGACGGACAGTGGATGACGCCCAACGGCTCACGGTTTGGACCCACGCTCAAGGCGGCAGCCGGTGGCGGTCCGACCATCCTAGCCGCACAAACCATCTCGAGTCAACTTTCGTCGTTCGGGATCGACACGCGGGTGCAGACCTCCGACGCGACCTCTTTCCAGAGCAACATTCTGGAACGTGGTGATTTCGAGCTCGCTGTCACCACCTGGGGTGCGGGGTACCCTCACCCCTATGCCTGGTACAATGATGCAATCAACCAAACCGGCCGAAAGAGTAAGCGAATGCCAAAGACGGTTGAGCTCCCGCCGATCGGTGACTTCGAGGCCGAACCCGGCGATATCTCGATCAACCTCGACCAGGAGGTCGAGGCGCTTTCCCAAATCAGCGACGACGAGATGAACGACGCCGTCGCCCGCATGGCGTGGGTCTACAACTGGGGTATCCCACAGATCCAGATCTTCGAGGCCGAAAACATGACCTGGTTCAGCAACGACCACTGGGAATACCCAGCCCTCGACAGCGATATCATGCAGCGCCGGTTCTACACCCCGTTCCACAACATCCTGAAGACGGGGAAGTTCAAGGCAAAAACGGAGTAA
- a CDS encoding class II aldolase/adducin family protein has protein sequence MEVGDLGRRMLAQDLTRGTGGNVSVRGDNRVAMSPSGVPYEDVTPDSVPLVDLDGEVASGDLKPSSETPMHTMIYRERDDVGAVIHTHSPYASTFASLNEPVPASHYLIAYIGREIPVAGYEPPGTEALGRLAADTMGDDHDAVLLKNHGVIAVGPTGEDALECAMMVEYCARIHYQASAIGSPEILPDEAVDDLRTMFREDYGQQ, from the coding sequence ATGGAAGTTGGCGACCTAGGTCGCCGGATGCTAGCACAGGATCTCACCCGCGGGACCGGCGGGAACGTCAGCGTTCGCGGGGACAACCGTGTTGCGATGAGCCCCTCCGGCGTCCCCTACGAGGACGTGACGCCAGATAGCGTTCCGCTGGTGGATCTCGACGGCGAAGTGGCCAGCGGCGACCTCAAACCCTCCAGCGAGACCCCGATGCACACGATGATCTACCGCGAGCGTGACGACGTGGGTGCGGTGATCCATACCCATTCGCCCTACGCAAGCACGTTCGCCAGTCTGAACGAACCGGTCCCCGCCTCGCACTACCTGATTGCCTACATCGGTCGTGAGATTCCCGTTGCAGGCTACGAACCGCCGGGAACTGAGGCGCTGGGCCGGCTGGCTGCCGATACGATGGGCGACGACCACGACGCCGTCTTGCTGAAGAACCACGGTGTCATAGCCGTCGGCCCGACCGGCGAGGACGCCCTCGAGTGCGCGATGATGGTCGAGTACTGCGCCCGGATCCACTATCAGGCGTCGGCGATTGGTTCTCCAGAGATCCTCCCAGATGAGGCCGTCGACGACCTAAGGACGATGTTCAGAGAAGATTACGGCCAGCAGTAG
- a CDS encoding four-carbon acid sugar kinase family protein produces the protein MNDHGHLLAFYGDDITGSTDAMDALSRAGIETVLFLDPPERSMVKREFGDAQAVGVAGTSRSMTPAEMDEALPSVFEQLAKLPVPIVHYKVCSTFDSAPEIGSIGRAIDAAADAFETESVPVVPAAPALGRYVVFGNMFAADEDGVYRLDRHPTMSEHPVTPMDESDLCRHLAEQTDRSMGLVDVLGLQADPEASLADVREDDPSIVFFDTLNEDQQATVGRLVWEEYAEATESTAFAVGSSGFEYAMTEYWATAGIADETPAFETLDPVDRLLVVSGSASPVTKTQIETALAAGFTGVRIDTAAVVDPATDDERERVRDEVLSALRSGDSVVAYTALGPGDDAVAETKARADELTDAPQDVGRYIGRQQGELLRELLEAEPLDRVCVAGGDTCGYVTPHLDVYALRSRFPLAPGSPICTAHATTERFDGLEIALKSGQLGGPNFFVRSRDGASEWV, from the coding sequence ATGAACGATCACGGACACCTGCTGGCCTTCTACGGCGACGACATCACCGGATCAACGGACGCAATGGACGCGCTGAGCCGGGCCGGCATCGAGACGGTCCTCTTCCTCGATCCACCCGAGCGGTCCATGGTCAAGCGTGAGTTCGGGGACGCACAGGCCGTCGGCGTCGCGGGGACCAGCCGATCGATGACGCCCGCGGAGATGGACGAGGCGCTCCCATCGGTGTTCGAGCAACTCGCCAAACTGCCGGTACCGATCGTCCACTACAAGGTCTGCTCGACGTTCGACTCGGCCCCAGAGATCGGAAGTATCGGACGCGCCATCGACGCCGCTGCCGACGCCTTCGAGACGGAGTCGGTGCCGGTCGTCCCGGCCGCCCCCGCGCTCGGACGCTACGTCGTCTTTGGCAACATGTTCGCGGCCGACGAGGACGGCGTCTATCGACTGGACCGCCACCCGACGATGAGCGAACATCCGGTGACACCGATGGACGAAAGCGACCTGTGCCGCCACCTCGCCGAGCAGACCGACCGGTCGATGGGACTGGTCGACGTGCTGGGACTGCAAGCGGACCCGGAAGCTTCGCTGGCCGACGTGCGCGAGGACGACCCTAGCATCGTCTTCTTCGACACGCTCAATGAGGATCAGCAGGCGACAGTCGGGCGACTGGTTTGGGAAGAGTACGCGGAAGCGACTGAATCGACGGCCTTCGCGGTCGGCTCCTCGGGCTTCGAGTACGCCATGACGGAATACTGGGCGACCGCCGGAATCGCTGACGAAACCCCTGCGTTCGAGACGCTCGACCCTGTCGACAGGCTGCTTGTCGTGTCGGGCAGCGCGTCGCCGGTGACGAAGACCCAGATAGAGACCGCGCTGGCGGCGGGGTTTACAGGAGTTAGGATCGATACGGCAGCGGTGGTCGATCCGGCGACCGACGACGAGCGTGAGCGGGTCCGCGATGAGGTCCTGTCCGCTCTGCGTTCGGGCGACAGCGTTGTCGCTTACACCGCGCTCGGCCCAGGGGACGACGCCGTCGCGGAGACGAAGGCTCGTGCCGACGAACTGACCGACGCCCCCCAGGATGTCGGTCGCTATATCGGGCGTCAGCAGGGCGAATTGCTGCGTGAACTTCTGGAAGCGGAACCGCTTGACCGGGTCTGTGTGGCCGGCGGCGACACCTGCGGCTACGTTACGCCTCACCTCGATGTGTACGCCCTCCGGTCACGCTTCCCGCTCGCGCCGGGGAGTCCGATTTGCACCGCTCACGCGACGACTGAGCGGTTCGACGGGCTGGAAATCGCACTCAAGAGCGGCCAACTCGGGGGTCCCAACTTCTTCGTCCGTTCGCGAGACGGTGCCAGCGAGTGGGTGTGA
- a CDS encoding aspartate/glutamate racemase family protein: MTTVCFFHTVASLSGRFGELAVDYIPESEHFHVVDESTLDDLLDVGKLTPSIRNRICTQMELAQRGGADIVLDTCSSTSPAVDTARELVDVPIVKIDDPMTEQAVELGEHIAVVATANSTLGPSTELVQRKADQRGRDVTIESSHVEGALDARTSGDQERHDELISERVDELAADFDVIVLAQASMSHLRPELDEAYHVPVLSSPHKAMEHLAERVEELD; encoded by the coding sequence ATGACCACAGTGTGTTTCTTCCACACAGTCGCGAGTCTCTCGGGCCGCTTCGGCGAACTGGCAGTCGACTACATCCCAGAGTCAGAGCACTTCCACGTCGTCGATGAGAGCACGCTTGACGATCTGCTCGACGTAGGCAAACTGACACCGTCGATCAGGAATCGGATCTGTACGCAGATGGAACTGGCACAACGGGGCGGCGCGGATATCGTGCTGGACACGTGTTCTAGTACATCGCCTGCGGTCGACACGGCGCGGGAACTCGTCGACGTGCCGATCGTTAAGATTGACGACCCAATGACCGAGCAGGCCGTCGAACTCGGTGAGCACATCGCCGTTGTTGCCACTGCGAATTCGACGCTCGGACCGAGTACGGAACTGGTTCAGCGCAAAGCCGACCAGCGCGGTCGGGACGTGACGATCGAGTCGTCCCACGTAGAGGGCGCACTTGACGCCCGCACGAGCGGCGATCAGGAGCGCCACGACGAACTCATTTCTGAGCGTGTCGACGAACTTGCCGCGGACTTCGACGTGATCGTCCTCGCACAGGCTTCGATGAGCCACCTCCGGCCGGAACTCGACGAGGCATACCATGTGCCGGTTCTCTCCAGCCCGCATAAGGCGATGGAGCACCTCGCCGAGCGGGTCGAAGAATTAGATTGA
- a CDS encoding phytanoyl-CoA dioxygenase family protein, with amino-acid sequence MVVLSDDQLSSFRRNGYVRIEQAVPDDNCEAVVDAIWDFLGKSPDEPETWYGPPSGLDEPAHGQFAGMVNLYQHQALWDNRQHPDVYEAFSQILDESDLWVSLDRCNMTPPRREEYPEYSSSFIHWDVDTSPLPERPVNDQGTPAVPFGVQGVLYLEDTTKEMGGFQCVPELYRELDEWVQNAPEDRDPYEPNFDDQYEIKSIPGKRGDLVIWDSLLAHGNGHNESNQPRLAQYIKMSPAQPSDVATRQNRIECWQKQQAPIEERRDPRNREAQRYERAELSGLGEQLLGIERWED; translated from the coding sequence ATGGTAGTGCTATCAGACGATCAGCTATCGTCGTTCCGCCGGAACGGGTACGTCAGGATCGAGCAGGCTGTTCCAGACGACAATTGCGAAGCCGTTGTCGACGCAATCTGGGACTTCCTCGGGAAGTCGCCGGACGAACCGGAGACCTGGTACGGCCCGCCTTCGGGCCTCGACGAACCGGCTCACGGTCAATTCGCCGGCATGGTCAACCTCTATCAGCATCAGGCGCTCTGGGACAACCGCCAGCATCCGGACGTGTATGAGGCGTTCAGCCAGATCCTCGACGAGTCCGATCTCTGGGTGAGTCTCGACCGCTGTAACATGACGCCGCCGAGACGCGAAGAGTATCCGGAGTACAGTTCGTCGTTTATCCACTGGGACGTCGATACGTCGCCGCTTCCCGAACGGCCCGTGAACGACCAGGGAACGCCAGCCGTCCCGTTCGGCGTTCAAGGGGTTCTCTACCTTGAGGACACGACCAAAGAGATGGGCGGGTTCCAGTGTGTCCCAGAACTGTACCGCGAACTCGACGAATGGGTGCAAAATGCGCCCGAAGACAGGGACCCCTACGAACCAAACTTCGACGATCAGTACGAAATCAAGTCAATCCCGGGCAAGCGAGGGGATCTCGTCATCTGGGACAGTCTCCTCGCACACGGCAACGGACACAACGAATCGAATCAGCCGCGTCTCGCCCAGTATATCAAAATGTCACCCGCACAGCCGAGTGACGTGGCCACTCGCCAAAACCGGATCGAGTGCTGGCAGAAACAGCAGGCTCCGATTGAGGAACGACGTGACCCCCGAAACAGAGAAGCGCAACGATACGAGAGAGCCGAACTCTCAGGGCTCGGCGAACAGTTGCTCGGAATCGAACGGTGGGAGGACTGA
- a CDS encoding Gfo/Idh/MocA family protein, which translates to MREPLDIGFLGYRFMGKAHANALERLPMFFPDAPKTNRDVLIGRDEAALSEAKETLGFDRISTDWEAVVDEVDVLYNLGPNFLHREPSIAALESDTHVFCEKPIARSASEAQTMVEADAESDAITGMAFNYRFVPAIQYAKRLIEAGELGEIHHFRGRYLQDWLVDPEAEWSWRLDKESAGSGVLGDLGAHTTDLARFLVGDIDRVTGHLRTFVDERPTGDGETKPVTVDDAYSASVEFVNGAIGTLEGSRFSTGHKNDHSIEIEGSKGSIRFSLNRLNELELLSEGARGFETVLVTDPDDPYVDHWWPPGHVIGWEHTFVHENYEFLNAVVDDKPYTPSFLDGYSAQRILDAIEVSDEIGEWMDV; encoded by the coding sequence ATGAGGGAACCACTCGACATCGGGTTTCTCGGCTACCGGTTCATGGGGAAAGCCCACGCGAACGCGCTCGAGCGCCTCCCCATGTTCTTCCCCGACGCCCCCAAGACGAACCGCGACGTCCTCATCGGTCGAGACGAGGCTGCGCTGTCAGAGGCTAAAGAGACGCTCGGCTTCGATCGCATCAGCACCGACTGGGAAGCTGTCGTCGACGAGGTCGACGTCCTCTACAACCTCGGCCCGAACTTCCTCCACCGGGAGCCGTCGATCGCCGCACTAGAGTCAGACACACACGTTTTTTGTGAGAAGCCGATCGCTCGCTCCGCGAGCGAGGCTCAGACGATGGTCGAGGCCGACGCCGAGAGCGACGCCATCACCGGGATGGCGTTCAACTACCGGTTCGTCCCGGCGATCCAGTACGCGAAGCGACTCATTGAAGCGGGAGAACTCGGGGAGATTCACCACTTCCGCGGGCGCTACCTGCAGGACTGGCTAGTCGATCCCGAGGCCGAGTGGTCCTGGCGACTCGACAAAGAGTCGGCCGGCAGCGGCGTCCTCGGTGATCTGGGCGCACACACCACCGATCTCGCCCGTTTCTTGGTAGGTGACATTGACCGCGTGACCGGACATTTGCGGACGTTCGTCGATGAGCGCCCCACTGGTGACGGCGAGACCAAACCGGTCACAGTTGACGACGCCTACAGTGCGAGCGTGGAATTCGTCAATGGAGCGATCGGGACGCTAGAAGGATCTCGTTTCTCGACGGGTCACAAGAACGACCACTCGATCGAGATCGAAGGCTCGAAGGGAAGTATCCGATTCTCGCTCAATCGGCTGAACGAACTCGAACTGCTCAGTGAGGGGGCGCGGGGATTCGAGACGGTGCTGGTGACCGATCCTGACGACCCCTACGTCGACCACTGGTGGCCGCCCGGCCACGTCATCGGCTGGGAACACACCTTCGTCCACGAGAACTACGAGTTCCTCAACGCGGTGGTCGATGACAAGCCGTACACACCCTCGTTCCTTGATGGGTACTCGGCCCAGCGCATCCTCGACGCCATCGAGGTTAGCGACGAGATCGGCGAGTGGATGGACGTATAG
- a CDS encoding ABC transporter permease encodes MRWLIKRIGQMLITIWAVITLSFVLIRFLPGGPIDYLQVQLRQQGLPEETIDQYVQNYISVLPTDPLHVQYIDYMSSVLTLDFGVSFWNSEPVFQILAAALPWTIFLMSIATLVNTVVGIIIGGIMAYMEGGKFDTGTTITSIILTSVPYYVSAIVLIYIMGYQWGWFPTGGQVEQALQPGFNWPYIQSILYHAALPLISLTIGGWAGGALTMRGNAISVLGEDYVRVARLRGLARRRIALRYVARNAMLPMYTGILISIAALLGGSVILEQIFAYPGVGYYLFQAVESRDYPLMMGGLIMTTVATIFGVFIADLTYSRIDPRASGEGDRETY; translated from the coding sequence ATGAGATGGCTTATCAAGCGAATAGGGCAGATGCTTATCACTATTTGGGCAGTGATCACGCTGTCGTTTGTCCTCATTCGCTTTCTCCCAGGTGGGCCGATAGATTACTTGCAGGTGCAACTTCGCCAGCAGGGACTCCCTGAGGAAACGATCGATCAGTACGTCCAGAACTACATCAGTGTTCTTCCAACGGACCCCTTGCACGTCCAGTATATCGATTACATGAGCAGCGTTCTGACGCTCGATTTCGGGGTCTCGTTCTGGAACAGCGAACCAGTGTTCCAGATTCTGGCCGCAGCACTCCCGTGGACGATCTTCCTGATGTCGATCGCCACGCTCGTCAACACCGTGGTTGGCATTATTATCGGCGGGATTATGGCCTACATGGAAGGTGGCAAGTTCGACACCGGGACGACGATCACGTCAATCATTTTGACTTCGGTCCCCTATTACGTGAGTGCGATCGTCCTCATTTACATCATGGGCTACCAGTGGGGATGGTTTCCGACCGGTGGGCAGGTTGAACAGGCACTGCAGCCGGGGTTCAACTGGCCATACATCCAAAGCATCCTGTATCACGCAGCACTTCCACTGATCTCGTTGACGATCGGTGGCTGGGCCGGCGGTGCGCTCACGATGCGTGGAAACGCGATCAGTGTTCTCGGCGAGGACTATGTCCGCGTGGCTCGGCTACGTGGGCTCGCGCGCCGTCGGATCGCGCTCAGATACGTCGCGCGAAACGCGATGCTCCCGATGTACACGGGAATCCTGATCTCAATCGCCGCCCTGCTCGGTGGGTCGGTGATCTTAGAACAGATCTTCGCTTATCCCGGCGTTGGCTACTACCTCTTCCAGGCGGTTGAGTCACGTGACTACCCGCTGATGATGGGTGGGCTGATCATGACGACCGTCGCGACGATCTTTGGCGTGTTTATCGCCGACCTGACTTACAGTAGGATCGATCCACGAGCTTCCGGAGAGGGTGACCGTGAAACCTACTAA